CTACAAGTGATACCCTAGGTATACCTGAATCTTCTCTTTTACTTCTTTGTGTATTTCTTACTTTTTTAATATTTTCAAGTTCATTGTTCAAATAAGAAATAGTTTTTTTGATAACTCTTCTATCAATTTCAAGTTTCTTTTCTCCTGGACCTTTTGTCCCAACTCCTCCACCTAATCTTGACATAGTTATTCCAAAACCAATAAGTCTATTACTTCTATATTTTAATTGAGCCAATTCAACTTGTAATTTTGCTTCTCTTGTTTTTGCTCTTCTTGCAAAAATTTCTAAGATTAAAGTTGTTCTATCTATAACCTTACAACCTGTTACTTCCTCTATCATTTTTAACTGTAAACCACTTAATTCTTCATCAAAAATCAAAAGATTAGCCTTTCTTACCTGCCTAACCAATGCCAATTCTTGTATCTTTCCCGAACCAATTAAAAATACAGGATCAGGTTTGCTTCTTTTTTGCAAAAATCTCCCTACAACTTTTACATCACAAGCAGAAGCTAATTCTTCTAATTCATCTAAATACTGCTCTTCATCTATGCCAATTAAAAGTGCATATTCCTTATCATCCTCTGTTATATTTCTTTTTCTAAGATTTTCTTCAACTTCTTTGATTTCTTCAAGGTAATCAAAATCATCTAAATTTTTAAGTAATCTTCTATCATAACTTAACTCATCATTTACTATACTACAAATAGCTACTTCATAACCTGTAATCCCCTCTTCATTTACTCCAATAGATACTATACAATCTAATTTTAATTTTATAAGAGCAGAAATATCCACAGAAGATAAATGAGGGTTTCCACCTGGGTGAGTGTGTATTATCCTAACTCCTGATAGTTTTTTATCATAGATTGGAATAACAGGAAGATTAACTGTACTGCTATCCCCTATTGAAATATCTATGATATTCCCATTTCTATCTATTGCAATATTAATTTCTCTATTTATTTTATTACTAATTTCAGAAATATAGTCTACTATTTCTTGATTTATTATTTTCCCCTTTTCAATTTTTGTACTATATAACTTATCTAAATTCTCTAATATATACTCTTTTAATCCTGAAATATTTCCATTTATCATTAAAGTTTCCTCCAATAAATTAAGATATTATATATGCTTCTTTAATCTTATCAACTGTTTCATAAATATTTGTATACTCATTGATATCAATAATATGATCAGCTGACATTTGATATAAGAATTTTCTTTTTTCTAATAATTCTTCTATAAGTTTTCTTTTATCTACAGCATCATTTAAAATAGGACGGGTAGTACTATCTTTAAGTCTTAAATATAAACATTTGATAGTGGCATTAAGAAAAACAATAAAAGATGTTTCCTTTAATCTCTTAATATTTTCATTATCTAAAATAGACCCTCCACCAGTGGCTATAACACAATCATTTTTTAAAGACTCTTGTAAAATTACTTCTCTTTCTAAATCTCTAAAATAGATTTGCCCTTTTTCATGAAAAATATCATTAATTGATTTTTTTTCATGTGCTTCTATTACTTTATCTATATCAACAAATTTCATATCCATAGTTTTAGCAAGAAGTTTTCCAACAGTTGTTTTCCCACTTCCCATAAAACCAATTAATGCAATATTATCTTTCATATCCTTCCTTTTAAATGAGATTAATTTTCACTATGATATTATAGCATAAAAAAATGAGGTTATTGTGAATTAAATTTCAATATAACCTCAAATTTTTTAAAATTATTTTAAACTTGGTAAATTATTTATATCTTTATTTATTGTATCAAACATTTCTTGAAAGGCTGCTTGATATATTTCCTCTTTTGCTGGAACATGTTTTTCTGCTTCATC
This Fusobacterium animalis 7_1 DNA region includes the following protein-coding sequences:
- the hflX gene encoding GTPase HflX, translating into MINGNISGLKEYILENLDKLYSTKIEKGKIINQEIVDYISEISNKINREINIAIDRNGNIIDISIGDSSTVNLPVIPIYDKKLSGVRIIHTHPGGNPHLSSVDISALIKLKLDCIVSIGVNEEGITGYEVAICSIVNDELSYDRRLLKNLDDFDYLEEIKEVEENLRKRNITEDDKEYALLIGIDEEQYLDELEELASACDVKVVGRFLQKRSKPDPVFLIGSGKIQELALVRQVRKANLLIFDEELSGLQLKMIEEVTGCKVIDRTTLILEIFARRAKTREAKLQVELAQLKYRSNRLIGFGITMSRLGGGVGTKGPGEKKLEIDRRVIKKTISYLNNELENIKKVRNTQRSKREDSGIPRVSLVGYTNVGKSTLRNVLVDMYQNDKTLKKEEVLSQDMLFATLDTTTRTIELKDKRIVSLTDTVGFIQKLPHDLVESFKSTLEEVIFSDLIIHVADISSKNVIEQIEAVEKVLEELNCLDKTKILLLNKIDNVTKDNSFPLMEKKIEEIKAKYTNYQILIISAKNRFNIDELMDLIKKNLTVKTYDCKLLIPYSNTEIAARVHRNTIVRSESFVDEGIILEVVMNEKEYNKFKDFILN
- a CDS encoding shikimate kinase encodes the protein MKDNIALIGFMGSGKTTVGKLLAKTMDMKFVDIDKVIEAHEKKSINDIFHEKGQIYFRDLEREVILQESLKNDCVIATGGGSILDNENIKRLKETSFIVFLNATIKCLYLRLKDSTTRPILNDAVDKRKLIEELLEKRKFLYQMSADHIIDINEYTNIYETVDKIKEAYIIS